A portion of the Ascaphus truei isolate aAscTru1 chromosome 14, aAscTru1.hap1, whole genome shotgun sequence genome contains these proteins:
- the PROC gene encoding vitamin K-dependent protein C, translated as MKDFLSYRMWSLVILTLTVLTWDVPGAQSSSVFFSSQAANRVLKVRKRANSFLEELKPGSLERECMEEKCNLEEASEIFLTREKTLNFWTKYFDGDQCMSNPCMNGSCRDSIGRYDCICQKGWEGRLCNYEVLYSNCSLDNGGCAHFCTEAEDKTTRLCSCASGYQLAEDYHSCEPAVEFPCGKEKIVDPDYKARLTGAKAGRKGDSPWQVLLMLEKKFHCGGVLIQPFWVLTAAHCVETAGKYSVRLGEYNRRKLENTEQQVLVSQIICHPEYRSLDANNDIALLRLSQPAVYSKYVLPICLPSLGLAESNLTLEGTEVVVTGWGNQDEVSRNRSSILNYIQIPLAARNQCAEVMQNALSDNMLCAGRLGDKQDACGGDSGGPMVTKFGGIWFLVGLVSWGEGCGRMNNFGIYTKVSRYLEWISQQVVTQEVPAQRLSGTPPLGKQSPHKPQKNTS; from the exons TGTTCTTTAGCAGCCAGGCTGCAAACCGTGTGCTGAAAGTTCGGAAACGAGCAAATAGCTTCCTAGAGGAGCTGAAACCCGGGTCCCTAGAGCGTGAGTGCATGGAGGAGAAGTGTAACCTTGAGGAGGCTAGTGAGATCTTTCTGACTCGGGAGAAGACG cttaaCTTCTGGACAAAATATTTTG ATGGGGATCAGTGTATGTCCAATCCATGTATGAATGGCAGCTGCAGAGACAGCATTGGGCGATATGACTGCATCTGTCAGAAGGGCTGGGAAGGACGTCTGTGCAATTACG AGGTCCTCTACTCCAACTGCTCCTTGGACAACGGTGGCTGCGCTCACTTCTGCACAGAGGCCGAGGACAAAACCACTCGTCTTTGCAGCTGTGCCTCAGGGTACCAGCTGGCGGAAGACTACCACAGCTGTGAGCCGGCAG TTGAGTTCCCCTGTGGGAAAGAGAAGATCGTGGACCCAGATTATAAAGCTCGTCTCACAGGGGCAAAGGCAGGACGTAAAGGGGACAGTCCGTGGCAG GTTTTACTTATGCTCGAGAAGAAGTTTCATTGTGGGGGAGTCCTGATTCAACCCTTCTGGGTTCTGACGGCAGCTCACTGTGTCGAGACGGCTGGGAAATACTCTGTGCGGCTGG GTGAATATAACCGCCGTAAGCTGGAGAACACGGAGCAGCAGGTCCTTGTGTCCCAGATCATCTGTCACCCTGAGTACAGGAGCCTGGATGCAAACAATGACATTGCTCTTCTGCGCCTCTCTCAGCCGGCCGTCTACAGCAAGTATGTGCTGCCCATCTGCCTGCCCAGCCTGGGGCTCGCCGAAAGCAATCTGACCCTAGAAGGCACTGAGGTGGTGGTGACGGGATGGGGCAACCAGGACGAAGTGTCCCGCAACCGCTCCAGCATCCTCAACTACATCCAGATCCCGCTGGCCGCCCGCAACCAGTGTGCTGAAGTCATGCAGAATGCTCTGtctgacaacatgctgtgtgcagGGCGGCTGGGCGACAAGCAGGACGCCTGCGGCGGGGACAGTGGAGGGCCCATGGTCACCAAGTTCGGGGGCATCTGGTTTCTGGTGGGGTTGGTGAGCTGGGGGGAAGGCTGCGGACGGATGAATAACTTTGGCATATACACCAAGGTCAGCCGTTACCTAGAGTGGATAAGTCAGCAGGTGGTAACCCAGGAAGTGCCGGCGCAACGGCTGTCGGGGACCCCACCCCTAGGGAAGCAAAGTCCCCACAAGCCACAGAAAAACACATCGTAG